In a genomic window of Comamonadaceae bacterium OTU4NAUVB1:
- the queG gene encoding tRNA epoxyqueuosine(34) reductase QueG — MIGSHQLVIRIRALARELGFSQIGIAGIDLSSAEPGLMQWLAQGFHGEMHYMAAHGTRRARPAELVPGTASVITARMDYLPRATPPDWQAIEFDRLARPAEGIVSLYARGRDYHKVLRSRLATLAGRIAQEVGEFGHRAFTDSAPVLEAELAARSGQGWRGKHTLVLDREAGSMFFLGEIYVDMALPPSEPVTPHCGRCTACIDVCPTGAIVAPQRLDARRCISYLTIEHPGAIPAELRPLMGNRIYGCDDCQLACPWNKFAQRSTLPDFDARDGLAGSALAHLFAWTEDEFLRRTEGSPIRRIGHERWLRNLAVALGNALRAGEPDARRALATRREHPSALVREHVAWALAATPGLPVAAPTAPTAPGPD; from the coding sequence GTGATCGGCAGCCATCAACTCGTCATTCGGATTCGGGCCTTGGCCCGGGAACTGGGATTCTCCCAAATCGGCATCGCCGGCATCGACCTGTCGAGCGCGGAGCCGGGTCTGATGCAGTGGCTGGCCCAAGGGTTCCATGGCGAGATGCATTACATGGCCGCGCACGGCACCCGGCGCGCCCGGCCGGCCGAACTGGTTCCGGGCACCGCCTCGGTCATCACCGCCCGCATGGACTACCTGCCGCGCGCCACGCCGCCCGACTGGCAGGCGATCGAGTTCGACCGGCTCGCGCGGCCGGCCGAGGGCATCGTCTCGCTCTACGCCCGGGGCCGCGACTACCACAAGGTGCTGCGCTCCCGGCTGGCCACGCTGGCCGGGCGGATCGCGCAGGAGGTCGGCGAATTCGGCCACCGCGCCTTCACCGACTCGGCCCCGGTGCTGGAGGCCGAGCTGGCCGCGCGCAGCGGCCAGGGCTGGCGCGGCAAGCACACGCTGGTGCTCGACCGGGAGGCCGGCTCGATGTTCTTCCTCGGCGAGATCTACGTGGACATGGCGCTGCCGCCGAGCGAGCCGGTCACGCCGCACTGCGGTCGCTGCACGGCCTGCATCGACGTCTGTCCGACCGGCGCCATCGTCGCGCCGCAGCGCCTGGACGCCCGGCGCTGCATCTCCTACCTGACCATCGAGCATCCGGGCGCGATCCCCGCCGAACTTCGCCCTCTGATGGGCAACCGCATCTACGGCTGCGACGACTGCCAGCTCGCCTGCCCCTGGAACAAGTTCGCGCAAAGAAGCACGTTGCCGGATTTCGACGCCCGCGACGGGCTCGCGGGCAGCGCGCTGGCGCACCTCTTCGCCTGGACCGAGGACGAGTTCCTGCGCCGCACCGAGGGCAGCCCGATCCGGCGGATCGGCCACGAGCGCTGGCTGCGCAACCTCGCCGTGGCGCTGGGGAACGCGCTGCGCGCGGGCGAGCCGGACGCGCGCCGGGCCCTGGCCACGCGGCGGGAGCACCCGAGCGCGCTGGTGCGCGAGCACGTCGCCTGGGCGCTGGCGGCGACGCCGGGCCTGCCGGTCGCCGCGCCCACCGCGCCCACCGCGCCCGGGCCCGACTGA
- a CDS encoding siderophore-interacting protein: MSTAPSPSAVTDRAPQRVRHALRFRALDVLAVEHVTPHLVRVTLGGADLEGFHSPGFDDHAKLFFPDEATGALTLPTAGPDGPVWPEGRKPTMRDYTPRRFDAEAGTLAIDFALHVAGPATRWARQAAPGQRLGVGGPRGSFLVPTAFDGHLLIGDDTALPAISRRLAELPAGARALVLAEVDGPADHVALPSAADVTLAWVHREGATPGAVPLLDALRAATLPAGDLHAWIGCESAAAKALRAHLVGERGLNPKWVRASGYWRRGSAATHDTHDE; this comes from the coding sequence ATGTCCACCGCTCCCTCCCCCTCCGCCGTGACCGACCGCGCCCCGCAGCGGGTGCGCCACGCCCTGCGCTTCCGCGCGCTCGACGTCCTGGCGGTCGAGCACGTCACGCCGCACCTGGTGCGCGTGACGCTCGGCGGCGCCGACCTCGAAGGCTTCCACAGCCCCGGCTTCGACGACCACGCCAAGCTGTTCTTCCCGGACGAGGCCACCGGCGCGCTGACGCTGCCCACCGCCGGCCCCGACGGCCCCGTCTGGCCCGAGGGCCGCAAGCCGACCATGCGCGACTACACGCCACGCCGCTTCGACGCCGAGGCCGGCACGCTGGCGATCGATTTCGCACTGCACGTCGCCGGTCCGGCCACGCGCTGGGCCCGCCAGGCCGCGCCCGGCCAGCGCCTGGGCGTGGGCGGACCGCGCGGCTCGTTCCTGGTGCCGACCGCCTTCGACGGCCACCTGCTGATCGGCGACGACACCGCCCTGCCCGCCATCTCGCGCCGCCTGGCCGAACTGCCCGCCGGTGCCCGCGCGCTGGTGCTGGCCGAGGTCGACGGCCCGGCCGACCACGTCGCGCTGCCGAGCGCGGCCGACGTCACCCTCGCCTGGGTCCACCGCGAGGGCGCCACGCCCGGCGCCGTGCCGCTGCTCGACGCCCTGCGCGCCGCGACCTTGCCCGCGGGCGACCTGCACGCGTGGATCGGCTGCGAATCGGCGGCGGCCAAGGCCCTGCGCGCGCACCTCGTGGGCGAACGCGGACTGAATCCGAAATGGGTGCGCGCCTCGGGCTACTGGCGCCGGGGCAGCGCCGCGACGCACGACACGCACGACGAGTGA
- the tsaE gene encoding tRNA (adenosine(37)-N6)-threonylcarbamoyltransferase complex ATPase subunit type 1 TsaE translates to MAADHLPIVETAPLTPPPTDPKPRAATLAWRDEADTEAFARALAAQPALRDAFVALHGDLGAGKTTFVRHLLRALGIAGRIKSPTYAVVEPHEAPDGLVIHHFDFYRFGDPREWDDAGFRDIFAAGGLKLAEWPDNAAGRLPVADLAVHIDARADATRRVTLEAGTARGLKLLAAVADNTDMAS, encoded by the coding sequence ATGGCTGCCGATCACCTGCCGATTGTAGAAACCGCCCCCTTGACCCCGCCACCCACCGACCCGAAGCCCCGCGCCGCCACCCTGGCGTGGCGCGACGAAGCCGACACCGAGGCCTTCGCGCGCGCGCTGGCCGCGCAGCCCGCGCTGCGCGACGCCTTCGTCGCGCTGCACGGCGACCTGGGCGCGGGCAAGACCACCTTCGTGCGGCATCTGCTGCGCGCCCTGGGCATCGCCGGGCGCATCAAGAGCCCGACCTACGCGGTGGTCGAGCCGCACGAGGCGCCCGACGGCCTGGTCATCCACCATTTCGATTTCTACCGCTTCGGCGATCCGCGCGAATGGGACGACGCGGGGTTCCGGGACATCTTCGCCGCCGGCGGCCTCAAGCTCGCGGAGTGGCCCGACAACGCCGCCGGCCGCTTGCCGGTGGCCGACCTCGCCGTGCACATCGACGCCCGGGCCGACGCCACCCGGCGCGTGACGCTGGAGGCCGGCACCGCGCGCGGCCTCAAGCTGCTGGCCGCCGTGGCCGATAACACCGACATGGCGTCCTGA
- a CDS encoding PadR family transcriptional regulator, translating into MRHIHPAPRLHSRHADPGGGTAEQPGADPGPPRAADERPSRGGGGGGGGRRGGGGRVFGHGGLRFVLLQLIADKPAHGYELIKAIEDRLGGAYAPSPGIVYPTLTLLEELGHLAVDTADGSSRKRYSATDAGREFLAAHRATTDELMARMQGGVDGAGPRGGRPPPVTRAIENLKLAMRMRLSGDPLTPAQARAFAAVLDHAAQQIESL; encoded by the coding sequence ATGCGACACATCCACCCTGCCCCGCGCCTCCACAGCCGCCACGCCGACCCGGGCGGCGGCACCGCCGAGCAGCCCGGCGCCGACCCCGGCCCACCCCGTGCGGCCGACGAGCGACCGTCGCGCGGTGGTGGCGGGGGCGGCGGGGGCCGACGCGGCGGGGGCGGCCGCGTCTTCGGCCACGGCGGCCTGCGCTTCGTGCTGCTGCAGCTCATCGCGGACAAGCCCGCGCACGGCTACGAACTCATCAAGGCGATCGAGGACCGCCTGGGCGGCGCCTACGCGCCGAGCCCCGGCATCGTCTACCCGACCCTCACCCTGCTGGAGGAACTGGGTCACCTGGCCGTGGACACCGCCGACGGCAGCAGCCGCAAGCGCTACAGCGCGACCGATGCCGGGCGCGAATTCCTGGCCGCCCACCGCGCCACCACCGACGAGCTGATGGCCCGCATGCAGGGCGGCGTCGACGGCGCGGGCCCCCGTGGCGGCCGTCCGCCCCCGGTCACGCGCGCCATCGAGAACCTCAAGCTCGCGATGCGCATGCGCCTGTCGGGCGACCCCCTGACGCCGGCCCAGGCCCGCGCCTTCGCCGCCGTGCTCGACCACGCGGCCCAGCAGATCGAAAGCCTCTGA
- a CDS encoding glycine zipper 2TM domain-containing protein produces MKTRLWIAAAAASSVMVLAGCGTGPNQQMGAAGGAVGGAVLGNVLGGNTAATVGGAALGGLIGNEVGKNSDQRNNQRYRSDGSRY; encoded by the coding sequence ATGAAGACACGTCTCTGGATCGCAGCCGCTGCCGCTTCGTCGGTCATGGTCCTCGCGGGCTGTGGCACCGGCCCCAACCAGCAGATGGGCGCCGCGGGCGGTGCGGTGGGTGGTGCCGTGCTGGGCAACGTGCTGGGCGGCAACACGGCGGCGACCGTCGGCGGCGCGGCGCTCGGCGGCCTGATCGGCAACGAGGTCGGCAAGAATTCCGACCAGCGCAACAACCAGCGCTATCGCAGCGACGGTTCGCGCTACTGA
- a CDS encoding N-acetylmuramoyl-L-alanine amidase, translated as MTQAPKPPRDSRRALLKAGSLVLLLGAQEIARGASIVAVRVWPATDYTRVTIESDSPLQTQQQVVGSPPRLAIDIQGIDLDPALRDLVRQIKPGDPYIDGLRVGQYAPGVVRIVFDLKQAVQPQVFSLAPVAAYRHRLVLDLYPAQRVDPMEALIADRLRSAPSVSMAPAPPAPPGPATASGPIAADPLGELMAQQADRAQDGVPSASGTGNWPVVPATPPIPIPLPARPPAMAAAPAVRPPPPAAALPSQLPPPMASAPPPPSVAATRRSTATPNRTDRIIIVALDPGHGGEDPGATGPNGTREKDIVLQVAHRLRDRINAANVGGSPMRAFLTRDADFFVPLGMRVQKARRVQADLFVSIHADAFSNPEARGASVFALSQSGASSSAARWLANKENQADNVGGVNVGSHEAQVQRAMLDMSTTAQINDSLRLGSAMLGEIQRIGARLHKAGVEQAGFAVLKAPDIPSVLVETAFISNPEEEAKLRSPTYQDDLADALMRGIQRYFAQNPPLARSRQL; from the coding sequence ATGACCCAGGCTCCGAAACCACCCCGTGACTCCCGCCGTGCCCTGCTCAAGGCGGGCAGCCTCGTGCTCCTGCTGGGCGCCCAGGAGATCGCGCGCGGCGCGAGCATCGTGGCCGTGCGCGTCTGGCCGGCGACCGACTACACCCGCGTCACCATCGAATCCGACAGCCCCCTGCAGACCCAGCAGCAGGTGGTGGGCAGCCCGCCGCGCCTGGCCATCGACATCCAGGGCATCGACCTCGACCCGGCGCTGCGCGACCTGGTGCGCCAGATCAAGCCCGGCGATCCCTACATCGACGGCCTGCGCGTGGGCCAATACGCCCCGGGCGTGGTGCGCATCGTGTTCGACCTGAAGCAGGCGGTGCAGCCGCAGGTGTTCTCGCTCGCGCCGGTGGCCGCCTACCGCCACCGGCTGGTGCTCGACCTCTACCCGGCACAGCGCGTCGACCCGATGGAGGCGCTCATCGCCGACCGCCTGCGCTCGGCACCCTCGGTGTCGATGGCGCCCGCGCCGCCGGCCCCGCCCGGTCCGGCCACGGCGTCGGGCCCCATCGCCGCCGACCCCCTGGGCGAGCTGATGGCGCAGCAGGCCGACCGCGCCCAGGACGGCGTGCCATCCGCGTCGGGCACCGGCAACTGGCCGGTCGTGCCGGCCACGCCGCCGATCCCGATCCCGCTGCCGGCCCGCCCGCCCGCCATGGCGGCGGCACCGGCCGTGCGGCCCCCGCCACCGGCCGCCGCGCTGCCCTCGCAACTGCCGCCGCCGATGGCCTCGGCGCCGCCGCCCCCCAGCGTGGCCGCCACCCGGCGCAGCACCGCCACGCCCAACCGGACCGACCGCATCATCATCGTCGCCCTCGACCCCGGCCACGGCGGCGAGGACCCCGGCGCCACCGGCCCCAACGGCACGCGCGAGAAGGACATCGTGCTGCAGGTCGCGCACCGCCTGCGCGACCGCATCAACGCGGCCAACGTCGGCGGCAGTCCGATGCGCGCCTTCCTCACGCGCGACGCCGACTTCTTCGTGCCGCTGGGCATGCGCGTGCAGAAGGCGCGGCGCGTGCAGGCCGACCTGTTCGTGAGCATCCACGCCGACGCCTTCAGCAACCCCGAGGCGCGCGGCGCGAGCGTGTTCGCGCTGAGCCAGTCGGGCGCGTCGAGTTCGGCCGCGCGCTGGCTGGCCAACAAGGAGAACCAGGCCGACAACGTCGGCGGCGTGAACGTGGGCAGCCACGAGGCGCAGGTGCAGCGCGCCATGCTCGACATGAGCACCACGGCGCAGATCAACGACAGCCTGCGGCTGGGCTCGGCCATGCTCGGCGAGATCCAGCGCATCGGTGCGCGGTTGCACAAGGCCGGCGTCGAGCAGGCCGGCTTCGCGGTGCTGAAGGCGCCCGACATCCCCAGCGTGCTGGTGGAGACCGCCTTCATCAGCAACCCCGAGGAAGAGGCGAAGCTGCGCTCGCCGACCTACCAGGACGACCTGGCCGACGCCCTCATGCGCGGCATCCAGCGCTATTTCGCGCAGAACCCGCCGCTCGCGCGCAGCCGTCAGCTCTGA